The Haloplanus sp. CK5-1 genome contains a region encoding:
- a CDS encoding SHOCT domain-containing protein, with the protein MEFQTHAPIDALAQVQPGPHGPHPGPHWGGGPMSGGAMGGAGAVGGFGGWLALLFVGLLLAALVAALAYAWTRSADRGDDGAMATLRERYAAGDLDDEEFGRRREQLLDGD; encoded by the coding sequence ATGGAATTTCAGACACACGCGCCGATCGACGCCCTCGCACAGGTACAGCCCGGGCCACACGGCCCCCACCCCGGGCCACACTGGGGCGGTGGACCGATGAGCGGCGGGGCGATGGGCGGCGCGGGTGCAGTCGGCGGGTTCGGTGGCTGGCTCGCGCTCCTGTTCGTCGGCCTCCTGCTCGCCGCGCTCGTCGCCGCGCTGGCGTACGCGTGGACCCGTAGTGCGGATCGCGGTGACGACGGGGCGATGGCCACCCTCCGCGAGCGGTACGCCGCCGGCGACCTCGACGACGAGGAGTTCGGCCGTCGACGGGAGCAGCTCCTCGACGGTGACTAG